CCCCGTCGGGTGACGACGGCGGCCCGGCATCAGGCGGCACACCACCGATCACACGACGCGATTGAACATCCGCATCACCGGCAGACGCCACCGGCCGACGTGCCGGGCTCTTCCATTGTCCGCTCGACCGCGTCGACCAGGCTTGCGGCAGCGTCCTCAACACGGCCGACGCGTCGACCGCCTTCAGGACCAGAAAACCCAGGCCGTACAGCAGAAGACTGGGCCGCCGCACCGCGATCGCAGTCACACACGTCAGCAAGTAGTCCGGCAGGAACAGGAACAACAGCAGCGTCGTCCACCCGATGGACGCATCGAACCCTGCGTGTGCTTCAAGCAGCCACGCCCAGGTGACGCCGGCGTTGACGGCGAACGTCGTCAACGCCCATGCCGTCATCACACCGGTCAGCAGGACCAGGGCGATACTCGCGACCAGGACCTCGGCCAGGAAGAGCAGCAGCGCAGCCGAGAACCAGCTACGCCAGTAACCATGCCGGCGCACTGTCTGCCAGAATCCCAAGAACCATCGACTGACTTGCCGGTAGTAGTCCCGGAAGTTGTCCGGGTCCTGCGTCGTCGCGTTGACTCCCGGCCGGAACGCGATCTTCCCCAGACCCTTGCGGTGGATCTCGAAGGTCATATTGAAGTCCTCGATCACGAGGCCCGGCGGGTTCAGGTCCATCCCACGCAGCACCCGCGTCCGATACATGCTGGCGAACCCCGGGACGATCGACGTCACGTTGGTCCAGCGCCAGGTTTGCCCGTACTTGAGCCACTGCATCACGGCATACACACGGGTGCGGTGAGAGACCAGGAAGCGGCCCATGGCCGAGAGTTCTTGGGGCCGCCAGCTGGCCTTCGCATACCCCGCCAGCGCGACCACCCCGGGCTCGTCCAACATGACCAGTCCGCGCTTCAGGTAGTTCTGATCCAGCACTGTGTCCGCGTCGACGATCAGGAGCACCTCGAATCGGCCGGGGAGATCGAAGCGTTCCACCACGGCCTCGATCCCGCCGGCCTTTCCTCTGCCCGGGTTGAGTTCCAACACCTGAACCCCCGCCGCGCGCGCGATCTCGGCCGTCGCGTCGGCGCACCCGTCGGCTACGACGTGGATGTTGCCCGCCGGGACGAGCCGCAACGCGGACTCGATGGATGCCGCGATCACCGGTTCCTCGTTGTGGGCGGGGATCAGCACCGCCACATCGGCAGGTTTCAGTCGACCCTCGTCCTTCTCCGCGGGGTCAGTTCCGGCTTCCGCACCGCCCTCGTGATCGCCCCTCACCGGCCACGTGATCCATCGCTCGGTGCCATACCGCACCAACCCCACCACCGACCACAGGGCTAGATTCACCCCTACGACCAGGAACAGGAAGGGGACTTCCATCAGGTGCCCCTCAGCCGCCGCGCGTCGGCTCAGAGGCCGCGCAGAATGGGGCGCCTGACAGCGAGCGGGGTCGGGCGCCTGGATGGCAAGGCGGAGGAAGGAGTCGCACTGGGTTTGTGCGACGACTGACGATCAACGCCTTCCATTCTCGGACAGCTGGCATGCTCGGGCCTGCTCGCCAGGCGACTCCCATCTTAGGCATGCGAGCCCACCGCGGACAGCACATCGATCTCCTCATGCCGGCGCCGGCCGGCAAGGATCTCAGCCGTTTCGGTCCCACAGGAGAACAGCATGTCGATCGCCGCGAGGTTCGCGATGAACTCGTCGCCGATCTGTTCGTAGACCGGATGTTCGAACATCTGCGCTTCGACTCGCAGGCCGGCACGGTGCATGACCGTCCAGTCGACATAGCGCCGTTCAGTGCCATAGGTGCTCGTCAGATGCGTGGTTCCGCCCACCGCCTGAACAAGCTGGACGAGCCGCTGCGTCGTGTCCCCGCTGTGCGGTAACGTGCTGGCCCGCACGATCCGCACCGGCGTCTCCAGGTATTCACACAGTGCCTTGATGATGTCGAGGTTCAGGTCCGCGAGCTTCTCCTGGTCCCGCCCATAGACCTCCTCGAGAATGGGATAGATTTCGTCGAAGTACGGCATTGAGCCGTACGACAATCGCAGGCGTCGCAGGTGTTGCCGGCGAAACGGCTGCGCGTTCTCGATCCGGACGTCTTGAATGAGCTGTTGGACTCCACGGACATGTCGTACTGGCACCGACAGCCACATCGGACCCGTCGGTGTCTTGATCTTCTGCCGGGCGTGGTATTCACTCTTCGTGTACTGCACGGTGTCGAACGCCACGTACACGTCGCTGGCCAGGATCTTGTCCAGCAGCCGCAGCCAGGGCTGGAAGTTCGGCTGATGCACCGAGACAACCACGTCTTTCATCGCAGTTCACCTCCTCATCGCAACAGCACCGCTAGACCAGTGCCCGGAGCACGGCGAACCCCTCGGCCGCTTCGACACTGACCTCGCGACCACGCAACATCGTGGCCATCTCCAAGCCTTCCGGGCTGCCGTGGTAGATCGGCGGCCGGACCTGAGACGCGTGTAGGCGCATGGCTTGGATCTTGACGTCGAGGAACCGGGAGATGTCGACGAACCAGTTCGGACGGAACCGCTCATGAT
This genomic stretch from Phytoactinopolyspora mesophila harbors:
- a CDS encoding glycosyltransferase; amino-acid sequence: MEVPFLFLVVGVNLALWSVVGLVRYGTERWITWPVRGDHEGGAEAGTDPAEKDEGRLKPADVAVLIPAHNEEPVIAASIESALRLVPAGNIHVVADGCADATAEIARAAGVQVLELNPGRGKAGGIEAVVERFDLPGRFEVLLIVDADTVLDQNYLKRGLVMLDEPGVVALAGYAKASWRPQELSAMGRFLVSHRTRVYAVMQWLKYGQTWRWTNVTSIVPGFASMYRTRVLRGMDLNPPGLVIEDFNMTFEIHRKGLGKIAFRPGVNATTQDPDNFRDYYRQVSRWFLGFWQTVRRHGYWRSWFSAALLLFLAEVLVASIALVLLTGVMTAWALTTFAVNAGVTWAWLLEAHAGFDASIGWTTLLLFLFLPDYLLTCVTAIAVRRPSLLLYGLGFLVLKAVDASAVLRTLPQAWSTRSSGQWKSPARRPVASAGDADVQSRRVIGGVPPDAGPPSSPDGAGPQP
- a CDS encoding WbqC family protein; protein product: MKDVVVSVHQPNFQPWLRLLDKILASDVYVAFDTVQYTKSEYHARQKIKTPTGPMWLSVPVRHVRGVQQLIQDVRIENAQPFRRQHLRRLRLSYGSMPYFDEIYPILEEVYGRDQEKLADLNLDIIKALCEYLETPVRIVRASTLPHSGDTTQRLVQLVQAVGGTTHLTSTYGTERRYVDWTVMHRAGLRVEAQMFEHPVYEQIGDEFIANLAAIDMLFSCGTETAEILAGRRRHEEIDVLSAVGSHA